One genomic region from Yarrowia lipolytica chromosome 1C, complete sequence encodes:
- a CDS encoding uncharacterized protein (Compare to YALI0C10780g, similar to Saccharomyces cerevisiae ISM1 (YPL040C); ancestral locus Anc_8.488, similar to CA2103|CaISM1 Candida albicans isoleucyl- tRNA synthetase) — protein MLRVRKVAGLVGKTPSRTVLSITCRYNSTDNAASEKSYSATLLLPKTDFPPRRKPAALEELLTQSRDQLYTWNAANKSREPFVLHDGPPYANGALHVGHVLNKVTKDIINRYQLISGKRVDYVPGWDCHGLPIELKALETLSKKLKTDAATVLPAHTIREMARKHATDTIESQRNEFRGLGIMGDWENPYLTMSHEFEVAQLRIFQELLTRGRMYRKIKPVYWGWETRTALAEAELEYNPKHKSQAVFVAFPLNEKSDTLAEVTKDYPDLAIVIWTTTPWTLVANRACSVHKDVEYAVVRQTCSGRHLLVGKKLVESLSEKLGELEIVGDGIFGSELTSSTYTNPLTDTHHPIYHADYVSDESGTGMVHSAPGHGQDDYLFCMGHGIAPYSPVNASGHYTSDLPEKLADLAGKHVLGEGQKAVIALATKNKMLLQKESYTHSYPYDWRSKKPIIIRSTPQWFANVDDIKEDTIKALDQVEFVPKIGEKRLKAFVNGRTEWCISRQRSWGVPIPIVYSKESGAPLEDVETVSYVIDRIAELGTDAWFDENVGVEQFLPNKFNADDYVRGTETMDVWFDSGSSWKSTLEARGIKQADVYFEGSDQHRGWFQSSLLTKISTSSEAVPTAPYKSVITHGFLLDEKGNKMSKSLGNVLLPSTIINGGKGLPALGIDGIRLWVAQSDFTNDVAIGPVILKHVGEFTRKLRTTFRFLLGNLGYGKQVDLNYADLHLVDRIALQDLHQLEVTCKDYYSKHQFNRVYQQISHHMNTCLSSFYFDIAKERLYVNDVSSQSRQSVAYVLSEVLKTYLAILSPLTPLLTQEVHNFSGFEGNSPYENGWHETAPEWTSPELLKDTATVKGARSIVLQAMAQARADKKIGTSLGCDVALTIDESSDVYKLLKKHEGELAELFITSGVSLNTEVPSEWSYAASGEVDGTLVTATAKTPAGCKCPRCWQFTAPAEDILCTRCDEVVKE, from the coding sequence ATGTTGAGAGTCAGAAAAGTGGCCGGGTTGGTCGGAAAGACGCCCTCGCGGACAGTACTCTCGATCACGTGCCGTTATAACTCCACCGACAATGCAGCTTCGGAAAAGTCGTACTCAGCGACCCTACTGCTTCCCAAAACCGActttcctcctcgacggaaacctgctgctctggaggagctgctgacACAGTCGCGAGACCAGCTGTACACGTGGAACGCAGCCAACAAGTCGCGTGAACCATTTGTGCTCCACGATGGCCCCCCTTACGCCAACGGGGCTCTGCATGTGGGTCACGTCCTCAACAAGGTCACCAAGGACATTATCAACCGATACCAGCTGATCTCCGGCAAGCGAGTCGACTACGTGCCTGGCTGGGACTGCCACGGTCTCCCTATTGAGCTCAAGGCGCTCGAGACACTCAgcaagaagctcaagacTGATGCTGCAACTGTTCTGCCTGCTCATACAATCCGAGAAATGGCTCGGAAGCACGCCACAGATACCATTGAGAGCCAGCGGAACGAATTCCGAGGCCTGGGGATCATGGGCGACTGGGAGAACCCCTACTTGACCATGTCGCATGAGTTTGAGGTTGCGCAATTGCGGATCTTCCAGGAACTACTGACCCGTGGACGAATGTACAGAAAGATCAAGCCCGTCTACTGGGGATGGGAGACCCGAACTGCTCTCGCTGAGGCCGAACTCGAATACAACCCCAAGCACAAGTCTCaggctgtgtttgtggcctTCCCTCTCAACGAAAAGTCCGACACCCTGGCTGAGGTCACCAAGGACTACCCTGATCTGGCTATTGTCATCTGGACCACCACTCCCTGGACTCTGGTGGCTAACCGGGCTTGTTCCGTGCATAAGGACGTTGAGTATGCTGTCGTTCGTCAGACATGTTCTGGTCGACATCTCTTGGTTGGTAAAAAGTTGGTTGAGTCTCTTTCTGAGAAGCTGGGCGAGCTGGAGATTGTCGGGGATGGAATCTTTGGTTCTGAACTAACTTCTTCCACCTATACTAACCCCCTCACTGACACCCATCACCCCATTTACCACGCCGACTATGTTTCCGACGAGAGTGGTACGGGAATGGTTCATTCTGCTCCTGGCCATGGTCAGGACGATTACCTGTTCTGCATGGGCCATGGCATTGCCCCCTACTCTCCTGTCAATGCTTCGGGTCACTACACTTCTGACCTTCCCGAAAAGCTGGCTGATCTCGCTGGTAAGCATGTTCTTGGTGAGGGCCAGAAGGCTGTAATTGCGCTGGCAACCAAAAACAAGATGCTGCTACAGAAGGAGTCTTACACGCATAGTTATCCCTACGACTGGCGATCCAAGAAGcccatcatcatcagatCTACCCCTCAGTGGTTTGCCAATGTTGATGatatcaaggaggacaccatcaaggctctggatcaGGTTGAGTTTGTTCCCAAAATTGGGGAAAAGCGACTCAAGGCTTTTGTCAATGGACGAACCGAATGGTGCATCTCTCGACAGCGATCTTGGGGTGTTCCCATTCCAATCGTCTACTCTAAGGAATCTGGCGCACCTCTGGAGGACGTCGAGACAGTCTCCTATGTGATTGATCGAATCGCTGAGCTTGGAACTGACGCTTGGTTCGACGAGAATGTTGGCGTGGAACAATTCTTGCCCAATAAATTCAACGCTGATGATTATGTCCGAGGCACTGAGACCATGGACGTGTGGTTTGACTCTGGAAGTTCGTGGAAATCAACTCTGGAGGCCCGAGGTATCAAGCAGGCAGATGTCTACTTTGAGGGCAGTGATCAGCATCGTGGCTGGTTCCAGTCGTCGCTGCTGACCAAGATTAGTACTTCTTCGGAGGCGGTTCCCACTGCTCCCTACAAGTCTGTCATCACTCACGGCTTCCTACTGGACGAGAAGGGAAACAAAATGTCCAAGTCACTGGGCAATGTGTTGCTCCCCTCTACCATCATCAACGGTGGTAAGGGCCTTCCTGCTCTTGGCATTGACGGTATTCGTCTGTGGGTGGCTCAATCTGACTTCACCAACGATGTAGCCATTGGTCCTGTCATTCTGAAGCATGTCGGCGAGTTCACTCGAAAGCTCAGAACTACCTTTCGATTCCTGCTCGGTAATCTGGGATACGGCAAACAGGTGGACTTGAACTACGCTGATCTGCATCTCGTCGACCGAATCGCTCTCCAAGATCTTCATCAACTTGAGGTCACCTGCAAGGACTATTATTCCAAGCACCAGTTCAACCGAGTGTACCAGCAGATTAGCCACCACATGAACACTTGTCTGTCGTCTTTCTACTTTgacattgccaaggagcGTCTCTACGTGAACGACGTTTCTTCCCAGAGTCGTCAGTCCGTCGCCTACGTGCTCTCTGAGGTTCTCAAGACCTACTTGGCTATTTTGTCTCCTCTCACTCCTCTTCTGACTCAGGAGGTGCACAACTTTTCCGGATTCGAGGGTAACAGTCCCTACGAGAACGGTTGGCACGAGACTGCCCCCGAGTGGACCTCCCCTGAGCTCCTCAAGGATACTGCCACAGTCAAAGGTGCTCGATCAATTGTTCTGCAGGCGATGGCTCAGGCCCGAGCCGATAAGAAGATTGGTACTTCTCTGGGCTGTGATGTCGCTCTGACCATCGATGAGTCTTCGGATGTCTacaagctgctcaagaagcacgAAGGTGAGCTTGCCGAGCTCTTCATCACCTCTGGTGTCTCTCTCAACACTGAAGTTCCCTCCGAATGGAGCTACGCTGCTTCGGGCGAGGTTGATGGCACTCTTGTCACTGCCACTGCCAAGACCCCAGCCGGTTGCAAGTGTCCGCGATGCTGGCAGTTCACGGCCCCCGCCGAGGACATTCTCTGCACTCGGTGTGAcgaggtggtcaaggagtga
- a CDS encoding mitochondrial 54S ribosomal protein uL10m (Compare to YALI0C10802g, similar to Saccharomyces cerevisiae MRPL11 (YDL202W); ancestral locus Anc_8.449, some similarities with uniprot|P36521 Saccharomyces cerevisiae YDL202W 60S ribosomal protein L11 mitochondrial precursor (YmL11)) yields MISRLGLRGMATTAKAAPKAPVYPAGVPATRDMFKKQESRKTYLMDRYTHMLRTKSVFLVYHQNAQLYRDQAGLKAAIKAAGGEHSTIATSLMRATLRGLSTEDPLSKQANAEHKNSVHPLSQLFKGSASVVSFDKLDPRAVESVIKLTDRVGDRMLLVGAFVNGQTMSIDEVDVLKKLPSMEDLHAQLAGLLTVLGGGQLVQALEAPGKLLYLNLDQHAKGEGEGEKKE; encoded by the coding sequence ATGATCTCTCGACTAGGACTACGAGGCATGGCCACGACGGCCAAGGCCGCCCCCAAGGCACCCGTGTACCCCGCCGGCGTGCCCGCTACACGTGACATgttcaagaagcaggagtCTCGAAAGACCTATCTCATGGACCGGTACACTCACATGCTGCGAACCAAGTCTGTGTTCCTTGTCTACCACCAGAACGCCCAGCTGTACCGGGACCAGGCCGGTCTCAAGGCCGCCATCAAGGCTGCCGGTGGCGAACACAGCACTATTGCCACGTCACTGATGCGGGCCACTTTGCGAGGTCTCAGTACCGAAGACCCTCTGTCGAAACAGGCCAACGCCGAGCACAAGAATAGCGTCCATCCTCTGAGCCAGCTGTTCAAGGGGTCTGCCAGTGTCGTGTCTTTCGATAAGCTGGACCCCCGAGCCGTGGAGAGCGTGATCAAGCTCACTGACCGAGTCGGCGACCGAATGCTGCTTGTGGGAGCCTTTGTCAACGGCCAGACCATGTCTATTGACGAGGTGGAtgtgctcaagaagctgcctTCCATGGAGGATCTGCATGCACAGCTTGCCGGCCTTCTCACTGTTCTCGGTGGAGGACAGCTGGTCCAGGCTCTCGAGGCTCCTGGAAAGCTGCTGTATCTCAATCTCGATCAGCACGCCAAGGGCGAGGGCGAGggggagaagaaggagtga
- a CDS encoding uncharacterized protein (Compare to YALI0C10824g, weakly similar to uniprot|Q7SGT1 Neurospora crassa NCU03239.1 hypothetical protein (180563 - 181346)), with the protein MSDIEEILEKLESTAEQLYSDLEGGKTESTAKIELVSSLMNLQVANYAAQEEINKAKEDTNKERQALDLLQLDIQNIKYQHEHLRQSIEGCNRFKSTHEDLQLVDMGDFASRHKTEGLDDHQIMIERLKDERDLRLQLFVTMTELNRDKSKLVDENNKRKNDLDKLDASLSRFIAQAEPIRDILEQ; encoded by the coding sequence ATGTCCGACATTGAAGAGATTCTGGAAAAGCTGGAGAGCACGGCAGAGCAGCTGTATTCCGATTTGGAGGGTGGCAAGACGGAATCAACGGCGAAAATCGAGCTGGTCTCTTCTCTGATGAACCTCCAGGTGGCCAACTACGCTGCGCAGGAGGAAatcaacaaggccaaggaggacacAAACAAGGAGCGACAGGCgctggatctgctgcaACTTGACATTCAGAACATCAAGTACCAGCACGAGCATCTCCGACAGAGCATTGAAGGTTGCAACCGGTTCAAATCGACACACGAAGATCTACAGCTGGTGGACATGGGCGATTTCGCATCGCGACACAAGACGGAGGGCCTCGATGACCATCAGATCATGATCGAGCGGCTCAAGGATGAGCGAGATCTGCGTCTGCAGCTGTTTGTGACCATGACGGAGCTCAACCGAGACAAAAGCAAGTTGGTAGACGAAAACAACAAGCGAAAGAACGACCTGGACAAGCTGGATGCTTCGCTGAGTCGTTTTATCGCCCAGGCTGAGCCCATCAGAGATATTCTCGAGCAGTAG